The sequence ccatagtgggttggcccatctcagagctttctcaataagtagggtgataataaatcctacctttgccctatctgtaggataagagcggggttgcaattcaaagtggatactaatttggtttaaaaaaccacgacacttctcaggaaccccaccatagcgtactgggggggtaatgcgagaagaagcacccactgtggctacctctagacctaaactgacaggagaaacaggggtattacgtatctcctctggtgggttattggcatgagataatagagcctgtagcgcaagcgccatctgatccattctgtgatccatggcttcaaacctaggatcaggagaagccagctgactgtttgtacttgcaggatccattggccctgtcgtaatgtcaggatcgggacagggatccaacacgcagagtacaaacagtagccagatacgtataccggaccttagaatggccggactaacgtaagtagtaccgtatagaatggtcaaagacaagccgaggtcgagggtaacagaagacaggtaagcgagagacaagccgaatcaagggtaacagagataagcagagtaaggtaaacaagccgggtcaaaaccaaaagggataatagaatatacaagcactgagtgactagaacaagctagaaccacgacagggcaatgagctaatgaaggaagctctgttaaataccctgttcagagcagtaaccacacctccgagacgtcctgattggtcctgcagcaattgactgacaggtcgatccgggggagtgtcctgatgatgacttcctgcctagatggtgtaaaaggcagtcactccctcgcggccggccttgcatgaccggatagaccgcggggaagggagtcatcagaccgtctgaatggtggaacagctaagtctctacctcttttggaggtagagaccacaggtaccctgacagtacccccctctcagatacgcccaccgggcggaatgaaccgggacgagatgggaagcgagagtgatacgccctgcggagacggggagcatgaacatcctcctgaggtacccaactcctctcctcaggaccatatcccttccaatcaaccagatattgtactctcccccgggagattcgagaatcaataatagagttgacctcatactcctcctgaccctccacctgaacggagcgaggaggggctattgtggaggaaaatctgttacatatgagtggtttcagcaatgaaacgtgaaacgagttcggaatgcgtaaggtattaggaagagctaaacgatacgcaaccggattgatacgggtcagcaccctgtagggtccaatatatcgaggagcgaacttcatggagggcacttttaaacgtatgttcctcgtgctcagccataccctatcacctggaacaaagaccggagccgcccttctacgtttatcagcgtgtttcttgaccaacatagagttgtgcacaaggatttgtcgagtttgatcccacaacttcctcaaattggcaacatgaacatcaaccgacggcaccccctgggaaggagaatccgaaggaagaatagacggatgaaaaccataattcatgaagaaggggcttgaatgagtagaatcgcaaacaagattgttgtgtgcaaactccgcccaaggaatcaaaccgacccaatcatccgggtgttcagaaacaaagcttcgtaaatattgttcaattttctggttggtacgttcagcagctccgttagactgaggatgataggcagaagaaaagtttaatttaataccaagttgagagcagaaggacctccaaaagcgggaaacaaattgggagcctctgtccgatacaatttgagagggtatcccatgtaggcgaaaaatctccttggcgaatatctctgccaattcgggagaagacggaagtttaggcaggggaatgaagtgtgccatcctagtaaacctgtcaaccacggtgaggataacagtctgtcttttagagataggtagatcgacaataaagtccatggccaaacaggaccatggtttctctggaacctccaagggttgcaggagtccacatggaagcgtatggggttgtttggttttagtacaaacttcacatgcagcgatgaactcctcaacatccctccgtaaattagaccaccagaagtccttagagatcaaggcgtaagttttgcgaataccaggatgtcccgccatcttgctattatgtaaacactttaaagttccagttgaaaagcaggaggaacgaaatgacgacccacaggggtctgtttaggtgcgagatgttgcaacttaatgatctcggcaactTAATgatgtagcgcaagcgccatctgatccattctgtgatccatggcttcaaacctaggatcaggagaagccagctgactgtttgtacttgcaggatccattggccctgtcgtaatgtcaggatcgggacagggatccaacacgcagagtacaaacagtagccagatacgtataccggaccttagaatggccggactaacgtaagtagtaccgtatagaatggtcaaagacaagccgaggtcgagggtaacagaagacaggtaagcgagagacaagccgaatcaagggtaacagagataagcagagtaaggtaaacaagccgggtcaaaaccaaaagggataatagaatatacaagcactgagtgactagaacaagctagaaccacgacagggcaatgagctaatgaaggaagctctgttaaataccctgttcagagcagtaaccacacctccgagacgtcctgattggtcctgcagcaattgactgacaggtcgatccgggggagtgtcctgatgatgacttcctgcctagatggtgtaaaaggcagtcactccctcgcggccggccttgcatgaccggatagaccgcggggaagggagtcatcagaccgtctgaatggtggaacagctaagtctctacctcttttggaggtagagaccacaggtaccctgacaatctgTTACTTTATCTTTGAGTCTCATCCTTAATCACAATCTTACGATGGTTCCTCAAGACCCATATCTTTAGAAAGCCTTACAAATGACACAACAAATGCCAAGAATGTccatgggttattcactaaagtacagCTTGCAAAATTTGGTCAAAAGGACCGAATTCTAACCTAATTTGCAATTATCATACTTTTGAAAGACAAATTTAATCAGAATTCTGTTATAAAAAGAGacatttgaaaaaaatctctATCCAGGACTGGACTAGGAAAACAAAACAGTatgtgttctgtgtgtatgtgtgtgtgagtgtgtgagtgagagtgtgtgtgtgtgcgtgagagtgtgtatgtgtgtgagatagtatgtgagtatgtgagagtgtgtgtgtgtgtgtgtttgtgagaaagTATGTGTGTTAGatcgtgtgtctgtatggatagCAGTCCAGGATTTTAATTAATCCTGGGTGCTATCCATTTTTTCAATATTTGTATTTTCATACCAGATTAAGTACCTGGTCAATACAAGTTTTATCCTAGAGTGCAGATTCCATCCATTTTCCTATATATCAAAGCATGTTACACATGAATatatctcacacacagcaccatggtAGGCTGCATTACAGGTTATATTCAGCCggaaacaggggtggtcttaTAAGCATTATTCCAaagaaggaagaaaaaagaaagaaagaaaggaggaaaaagaaagaaagaaaaaaagacaagaaagaaggaaagaaaaaagacagaaaggaaggaagaaataaaaaacagatagaaagaaagaaagaaacagaaagaaggaaaaaaagaaaaacaaagaaagacAGACATGTATGAATGTCTttgaaaagaaagagaaagaaagaaagaaagaaagaaagaaggaacgaagaaagaaaacaagaaaaaagaaaaaaggaaagaaagaaatagaaatgtCTGAATGTCTTTGAAAAGAAAGAAACATAAAGAGAGAatgaagaaaaaaggaaaaaagaaagaaggaaagaaagaaagaaggaaagaaagaaagaaggagatacagaaagaaggaaagaaagaaggaaagatacagaaagaaagaaagaaagaaggaaggaagaaaaaagaaagaaggaaagaaacagaaagaaagaaaagaggaaaaagaaagaaagaaaaaaaacacacgaaagaaggaaagaaaaaagacagaaaggaaggaagaaacaaagaaacagaaagaaagaaagaaaaaaaaaagaaaaaaatcaagaaagaaggaaagaaaaatgACAAAGgaaggaagaaataaagaaacagaaagaaagaaaggaatagaaatgtgTGGGTAAGTCATGGGACATGAATAATTAAAGTAGATTGGGGTGACACTTTCAtgcatttattgattttttttcaagGAATGCTTTTCACAATAAATATACTAAGTACAGATCTGTGCAGGAACATCTTAATTGTTCCATTAACTCATTTAGTGGAAAACGTGTCTCCGAGGACATAATTAATGTGTGTAATTATGGTAAAAGCATATAAATAGACGGATCCTTCAAACTCGTTCTACTGACGACCACTGTACAGTTTGGGAATTGTCATTAGGAACCCGGCAAGCTATCCTACAGCCGCAGGTATGATATCCTGGATATTGAAACTCAACATGTTTAACCTGTTAATTGAGGGATTGGGGGCACCCATCACTATATCATACCGAGTAGGCCATGTTATCGGTCCCTAAAGGGTTAAGATTTTGGTATCAGTCTACTATCTCACCAATtgtaaaatgtgaaaatattGAATCAGTCATCGGGATCTAAATTCAGGGAATTATTACCTAAAAGCTGTAATACAGGCCCAAAATAATTGGAAATGaatgattaataataataacaatttaaaataattggAAAAGGGAAATCCCCTCTTTGCGACAGtagtacattttatatttttttaaataatttgtggAAACAGGCAACATTTACTTAGGAgggtgtttatatatttttaaataattgtgagcaaaaatcttattttttttgcatttagaaATCagaaacatgtatatatattttttaacagcgTAAAAAGTGGGAATATACCACTTTCAACTCTAGAAATTAGgaacatttattattttagaaAACAATTGTTGGAAAAATTAGGAATAATCCATTTCCTTTTTTCAGAACGTAGGAAAACTTAATTTTGTAAATAATTGGTGTAAAAAGTAGGAAAATTCAATTTCTATCATTTCAATCACCACGTAGCAATGTGCCTCAACCCCTACCTTAACGCTTATTTGTCACATTAACACATTCATTCCAGTTCTCTTTTATTCACCCCTTCTAAATCTGGCATGTTTACAGTCAGtgagtattttgtattttgtagaaATCAGATAGTGATGTAGTTTGTCTGGCAATCCCCATATTTACCAAAACCAAAATCTGTATTCTGAGCCTTGGTAACTCTATACGGCTCTCGTGTCATTACATAACCAGGAaagtccattttttttatatgatcaATGATCACTAAAGATCTGATTGTTATAAAGATATAGACTGATGTTGGTTTAGTTAATAACAAGGTTGCCAAGGAGCACTTACATTTAATGATCAGCTCTGCTGGGACCAAACTCCGAAAGTGCTAAGTATCCGTGGCTGACGGGTATAAAGCATCTTTTAAAGACTAATAACACCATGTGTGCTGACTGAAAAGCTATTAAACATAATGTAAATACacaccacttaaagggacactgtaggcacattAACCATTTTATCTTACTGCGTTGGTTATAGTGACTGCAGTCTCCTGGCACtgaccctccattcagtgttaaattgtTACTGAGCATTACAACACTAAATGAGGGTCCGTGGTCACCCACGGCCTTTGTGAGCTCTCCCGTCCCTAGCTTTATATTGACAAACTCTTCAAATATGAACACATCTTTCATATGTTGTTATTTTTACACTTAAAAGTTAAAACCTCTAGAAATCTTTCAATTCCTATGTCTTCCAGGGTTTCACCATGAGGACAGACAGTGTGACCATCCAATACACGGTCTTCGCGTTACAGATCGTCACTTGCGTCGTTGGACTATTGGGTAATACGGCTGTCATATGCGTCAGCAGCTGTATATTGaagaaaacaaaatctaaaatttGGTTCCTGAATTTGGCCGTAGCAGATCTAATCTTTCTCTTGTTCCTACCACTAAATACGGTTACATTGTTTAACGGAAACTGGTCTTTTGGGCTCCATTTATGTAAATTATATAACTTCACTTATGTGTGCAATATGTATGCCAGTATTTTCATAATTGCAGCTCTAAATATCGACCGGGTCCTGTCGGTGGCCAAACCCATTTGGCATCACAAGTTTATCACCAAAAGCATTTATTACACTGTGTGTGCTCTCATTTGGACAGTGACAATACTAGCCAGTCTTCCTGTAATATTTGTTAGCGTTGAATATAATAACAAAGGGAAAACTGAATGTAGACTGTACGATGTCGGACATTTTGATTGTAAGGACAACAGTAGTGAAACATGGAGCACTTTTAatgaaagttatttttttaacaaaaattctCAAATTCTCGAAAATAATGTCACTGAACCCGACCTGAGTCAAACAATGAGACAAAATGAAACTATGGACGATTTGAACAATGGATCAACCTACAACTCTCCAAACATATCTTATTTTAGTATCCCATTAATTCCACACAACATTCCACAATGTTTTGACAATGGCTATTTGATGGACAGTGAAACACTCGAGTCATGGAATAAGATGATACATTTGACGGAGAGCATTATTATCCCACTCCTTATAATTGGTTACATTGTCCCACTGAGCGTCATCCTATGTTCCAATGTAATTATCATTCTTAGTGTTAGAAAATCGCAAGCAGTGAAGACTTTGAGAATGTACAGAATTATCGTTACAGTGGTTGTGGTTTATTTTCTAACTTGCACTCCGCTAGTTGTAGGGGAAGTTATTATATTGATATCTGCTCATAAGATGAACTTTGAGCTAATGAAGAATGTGATTGACACTTTACCTCTCCTGTACAATATAGCCTACATGAACAGCTGTTTAAACCCCATTGTATATGTGTTGGTGGGCACCAAGGTACGAGTGACAATTACAGAATTCTTTAGCACTACAAGGCAGAGCATGTCAAGTTTTTCATTTAGTGATCCAAAACGTCATGTAAACAGTGAGAAACATACAAGCTCGTCGCATAAACACTCATCACACTCATCCCTCTGACATCCCTCTGAATTTTGTAAGTTAGCGATAGTTCCTTTTCACTCACCCAGTAAATGCTACTGAAGGGTGTTTTGTTTTGCCAAACGCTTTAGATTATAAGCTCAAGAGCCAACATGTTAagcactttgtttaaaaaaaaatctgtaaatgcAAGATTTTAAGCTAATGGCAgataatttttttgtatattgtattgtctgcattttcccaattgtacagcataTCTTTATACTTTatcaatattaaataataataataataataataataataattataataattattattattataatttgtgCATCAAAAGAAAGTACAAAAAGCCCGCCTATAATTGTAGCACGCCTGAGTGCTGGTGtggattttttccccctcttATAGACAATTGGACAGATCTCCCCCATAATTCTCAAGCACCAGGTATTCTACCCATAATACCATGCTCATGCATGCTCAATGCATTATGGAATATCAGTGCTTTACATAATATACCATGCTTTTTGCTTGAATGCTTCTCATATGCCTTGTTGTCTTATTCCATCCTTCCTCGCTGCATTATGTTTCCACCATCACCAATCCCATCAGAACCGGATTTAAAGGGaagctatagtcaccaaacaactttagcttaatgaagcagttttggtgtatagatgatgcacctgcagtctcactgctcaattctctgccatttaggagttaaatcactttgtttatgcagccttactCACTGCtctttgcatgtgacttgcacagccttcctaaacacttcctgtaaagaatcattctatgtttacacttcctttactgcacagtgtgtttaatttagaatgtattatctcctgctctgttaaaagctTGATAGAACCCGtaggagccttctgtgtgtgattaaagtccaaattacagagcaagagataaaaaaaaataaagtaagttcagccacagccaagggaggtgttgctagagctgcataaacagaaacaaaagtgatttacaaaccgttttcctggcactgcaggtcccttctccctcccacctcccatccccggttgctgaaggggtcaaaaccccttcagtgactttccAGAGGCAGcgttgatgtccctcggcgctgcttCTTGGTCCGCCACGCTCCTCACCATCACCACGTCAGCCGGCCGGGGAGactgcgggggagacctaatgcggatgcgcggcaatgccgtgcacgcgcattagacctccccttaggaaagcattgaaaatgatttcaatgctttcctatggggatttta comes from Pelobates fuscus isolate aPelFus1 chromosome 5, aPelFus1.pri, whole genome shotgun sequence and encodes:
- the LOC134612295 gene encoding C3a anaphylatoxin chemotactic receptor-like — protein: MRTDSVTIQYTVFALQIVTCVVGLLGNTAVICVSSCILKKTKSKIWFLNLAVADLIFLLFLPLNTVTLFNGNWSFGLHLCKLYNFTYVCNMYASIFIIAALNIDRVLSVAKPIWHHKFITKSIYYTVCALIWTVTILASLPVIFVSVEYNNKGKTECRLYDVGHFDCKDNSSETWSTFNESYFFNKNSQILENNVTEPDLSQTMRQNETMDDLNNGSTYNSPNISYFSIPLIPHNIPQCFDNGYLMDSETLESWNKMIHLTESIIIPLLIIGYIVPLSVILCSNVIIILSVRKSQAVKTLRMYRIIVTVVVVYFLTCTPLVVGEVIILISAHKMNFELMKNVIDTLPLLYNIAYMNSCLNPIVYVLVGTKVRVTITEFFSTTRQSMSSFSFSDPKRHVNSEKHTSSSHKHSSHSSL